CGCGCGAGAACCCGGCGGAGGTGTACGGGGTGGCCGCCGCGCGCAACGTGGTGGTGACGCCGGTGGAGATCGAGGTGCCGGACCTGCCCCCCGGCTGGAGCGGGGTCAGGATCGCCGCGCTGAGCGACTTCCAGCTGGGGCTCTGGGCCGACAACGAGAAGGTGGCGCTGGCGGCCACGCAGGCGGCCGCGCGCACCGGCGCCGACCTGTTCGTGCTGCTGGGCGACTACGTGGCCCGCGGCGAGGACTACGCGGCCATCGACCGCGTGCTGGCGCCGCTGAAGGGGCGCACGGTGATGGCGGTGCTGGGGACGGCGGACGAGACCGAGGAGCCGCAGGGGAACCCCGACAGCGCGCGCATCAAGACGGTGGAGGCGCTGGAGCGCAGCGGCGTGCGCGTGCTGCGCGACGCCTATGCGCCCTTCCCGCACGGCGGCGACACCGCGTTCGTGGCGGGGCTGCAGCCGTTCCTGGCGCGGCGGGCGGACTGGAAGAAGATCGAGGTGTACGACGGGATCCCCGACGGGCCGCGGACGATGCTGGCGCTGGCGCACATGCCGGTGACGGCGCTGAGCGCGCCGAACGGCAAGTTCCCGGTGATCCTGTCCGGCCACACCTTCTGCGGCGACGTGGAGGTGCCGGGAACGCCGCGGCTGGCGTGGTTCAACACCCAGGTGCTGCCGGGGACGGCGAACCCCGCGAAGACGCGGATCTGGCGGGTGCGCGGGAGCACGCTCTTCGCCACCTGCGGGCTGGGGTACAGCTACGTGCCGGTGCGCTTCGGGCACGCGCCCGAGGTGGCGCTGATCACGCTGCGCGCGGTGGGCCCCGCCCCCGGCGCCACCGCCGACACCGCGAAGGCGCGCGAGGCGAACGTCGACTCGCTCATCCAGGTTTTCCAGCAGCGCGACACCAGCGCCAAGGCGGGGGAGGACAGCGCGAAGGGAGCACCGTGAACTTGAGTGCTGAGTGCGTGAGTGCGTGAGTGCGTGGAACGGAGATGAACGGCGGGCGGCAAGACGATGGGTCTCGCCGCCCGCTGGGTTTGAGCTCGATCGATGGCGGTGGGGCGGTTATAACCGCGGCAACAACCACACGAAGTCCGCCTCCGCGGACTACCGGCGACGGAGTGGACCGATGCGCCGGTGCTCGCGAACGGCTGCCGTGCACGTAGGGTTGCGTGAGGGATGCGCGCCCGGAGGGCCGGGACGGCGCCGCGCGCGCACCGTCACCGACCACACGCCGCGATGCCCGGCGCGGCGGCGGCCCGGCGCGGTTGGCAACAGTAGTATCGTTGCCTACCGCGCGCGCAGCCCGTTTGGGCGTCACAGCGCCCAACACGCCCAGGACCTGCAGTTCAACTCATATGAGCACTCAGCACTATCTCGTGCTCTGCGCCGTGTTGCGCGCGGGTGCCTGACAGGCCGGCCACGAGCCGCGCTGGCCGGTGCGCTGGTCCACCGGGAACTCCGTGCGCCGGTCGCGCGGGAGGCGCTGCGGCTCCTCGCTGGCCAGGTACGCCAGCATGGCCGTGAGCGTGGCGTTCATCCGCACGTCGTCCCACGAGACCTTGTCGTACGTATCGCGGTTGGTGTGCCAGGTGTAGGTGCCGTAGTCCCACGACAGCGAGCCCAGCCCGAACGCCGGCGCGCCCGCGCACACGAACGACGCGTTGTCCGTCCCCCCGCTCGAGGGCAGGCCGGGATCGCCGATCGTCAGGCTGTCGGCCAGCACCGGCGGGAGCATGGCGAACCAGCGGCGGAAGAACGGGCCGACGCCGGTGAAGCCCTGGTACGAGAAGTTGCGCACGCGCCCGGTGCCGTTGTCCTGGTTGAAGAGCGCCTGCAGCCCGCTCACCACCTCGGGGTGGTCCTCGACGTAGGCGCGCGAGCCGTTCAGCCCCTGCTCCTCGCCCGCCCAGTGGCCGGCCAGGATGGTTCGCGACGGGCGGGGATAGACCGCCTTGAGGATGCGCATGGCCTCCATCATCACCACCGTGCCGGTGCCGTTGTCGGTGGCGCCCGAGCCGCCGTCCCACGAGTCGAAGTGCGCCGACAGCATCACGTACTCGCCCGGCTTCCGCGCGCCGCGCATCTCCGCGATCACGTTGGACGCGGGGAGGTCGCCCGGGAACCGGGCCTGCGCGTCGACGCGGAGCTGCGGGCCCTGGTTGTTGGCCGCCAGGCGGTAGACCAGCCCGTAGTCCTCGCAGCTCAGGTCGATCGTCGGCGCGCGCAGCGTGCGCGCGTTGAAGATCTTGTCGACGCCCCACCCCTGCGACCACAGGTTGGTGACGACGCCCAGCGCGCCCGCGTCTTCCAGCGCGCGCGGCAGGGTGCGTCCGTCGAAGCCGGTCTTCTGCACCCGCGCCGACCACGCCTGCGCGGCCGCGGTACGCTCGGCCTTCATCCGCTCGAAGCTTTCCGGGAGAGCCCACTTCGCAAAGTTCTCGTCCGGCCGGCAGGTGGGCTGCGGCGCGGAGACGAGCACGAAGCGGCCGCGCGCGCTCGGCAGCCAGGCGCGGAACGCGGTGGAGTCGGCCACGTCGGGGAGGATGACGACGGAGCCGGTGGCGGGACCGTCCGTCCCCGGGCTCCAGGCCAGCATCGTCCCCTCGAGCGTGCGCACCCGCGGGGCGACGAGGTCCACGTGGGTGTAGCCGCGCTCCCAGCCGCGCCAGGTACCCCATTGCTCGGCGCGCGCGGTGATCCCCCACGCGCGGTACTGGCGCACGGCCCAGTCGTACGCGGCCTGGATGTTGGGCGAGCCGGTGAGGCGCGGGCCGACGGAGTCCATCAGCGTCTGGCCGATGTTCTGCGCGCGCGAGCCGTTCATCCCCTCGTCCCAGATGCGCTGCAGGACGGGGTCGCTGCTGGTCCACGCGGGCGAGGCGGGCGGCGCGGCGGGCGCGGGCTGCTGCCCGCGCGCGGGAAGGGCGGCCAGCGCGCACGCGGCCGCCGCGGCGAACGGAAGAGTCCGCTTCATCGGGTCTCCATGGGGAGTGAAGAAAAGCCGGGGCGACCATGATGGCGCCCCGGCGGGGTCCGGTGCAAGTGAATGGCGGCGGGCGTTCAGGAGATCGTGCGCGGTGCTCCCGGCGCCCGCGCGCCGCTCAGCAGCCCCTCGGTGCTCAGGTCCTCGTCCACGTCGGGCCAGTGGATCCCGAAGCCCGCGCCGGCGATGCGCCAGTTGGACCGCTGCTCCGGCGTGGCGTTCAGCAGCCGCGGATACCACGCCAGCGGCACCGTGATCGTCCGCCCGTCGACCAGGTCCACGCTGAGTGTATGCTCGCCGAGGTGCACGTCCTTCACGCGCTGGCGCGGATCAGGTGCGGAAGTGCCGGTTCCAGGCAGCAACGAATCTGACACGGTTCTCCTCCACGATGCGCTGTATCAGCCGCGCTTCGAACTCGCTGTATCCCAAGTTATAGACAAGCGATACAGGGTTCAACCAAAACTTGGCCGAACACTCGTCGCGGTCCACATGCACGTGCGCGGGCTCGTTTCGATCGGAACTGAAGAAATAAAACCGGTACGGCCCGTCGCGATGCACGGTAGGGCTCATC
This genomic stretch from Longimicrobium sp. harbors:
- a CDS encoding metallophosphoesterase — protein: MGRTRRTLLSALLAVAAGACNRGARGIDATAAEDSARENPAEVYGVAAARNVVVTPVEIEVPDLPPGWSGVRIAALSDFQLGLWADNEKVALAATQAAARTGADLFVLLGDYVARGEDYAAIDRVLAPLKGRTVMAVLGTADETEEPQGNPDSARIKTVEALERSGVRVLRDAYAPFPHGGDTAFVAGLQPFLARRADWKKIEVYDGIPDGPRTMLALAHMPVTALSAPNGKFPVILSGHTFCGDVEVPGTPRLAWFNTQVLPGTANPAKTRIWRVRGSTLFATCGLGYSYVPVRFGHAPEVALITLRAVGPAPGATADTAKAREANVDSLIQVFQQRDTSAKAGEDSAKGAP
- a CDS encoding M28 family peptidase is translated as MKRTLPFAAAAACALAALPARGQQPAPAAPPASPAWTSSDPVLQRIWDEGMNGSRAQNIGQTLMDSVGPRLTGSPNIQAAYDWAVRQYRAWGITARAEQWGTWRGWERGYTHVDLVAPRVRTLEGTMLAWSPGTDGPATGSVVILPDVADSTAFRAWLPSARGRFVLVSAPQPTCRPDENFAKWALPESFERMKAERTAAAQAWSARVQKTGFDGRTLPRALEDAGALGVVTNLWSQGWGVDKIFNARTLRAPTIDLSCEDYGLVYRLAANNQGPQLRVDAQARFPGDLPASNVIAEMRGARKPGEYVMLSAHFDSWDGGSGATDNGTGTVVMMEAMRILKAVYPRPSRTILAGHWAGEEQGLNGSRAYVEDHPEVVSGLQALFNQDNGTGRVRNFSYQGFTGVGPFFRRWFAMLPPVLADSLTIGDPGLPSSGGTDNASFVCAGAPAFGLGSLSWDYGTYTWHTNRDTYDKVSWDDVRMNATLTAMLAYLASEEPQRLPRDRRTEFPVDQRTGQRGSWPACQAPARNTAQSTR
- a CDS encoding DUF2442 domain-containing protein; this encodes MKDVHLGEHTLSVDLVDGRTITVPLAWYPRLLNATPEQRSNWRIAGAGFGIHWPDVDEDLSTEGLLSGARAPGAPRTIS
- a CDS encoding DUF4160 domain-containing protein, translating into MSPTVHRDGPYRFYFFSSDRNEPAHVHVDRDECSAKFWLNPVSLVYNLGYSEFEARLIQRIVEENRVRFVAAWNRHFRT